From the genome of Vicia villosa cultivar HV-30 ecotype Madison, WI linkage group LG2, Vvil1.0, whole genome shotgun sequence, one region includes:
- the LOC131647377 gene encoding protein GAMETE EXPRESSED 3 has protein sequence MSKILLLLLLALLQSVPSLRSASTRHWLSKPLIGDDGRIYVCSHKTFLAFETNGTIAWSIRVDYTCNLDMAPVHAGHRKIYLVAENRILKINYGNIETAEPTVEVFFGAEPGQKAESEIVGLSVSTLSSTVFINIKNHGLFAYLPHGRLLWSVGPLLYQFGYRQGCKKNLTDCSFASVPVLDQCEASIYIANTEGQLYCLSVRGRDFRWIQDFSSLDKNFTITPGNNGHLYVTVPTRALVLAIDVFSGNILWQGSVGPLSKVDCAPVVDSNGWISIGSLDGFLYSFSPTGVLKKFSRRNTENSIVQVGPFLDCSGFAVYSSQIEMEGKVSHSIGEYTSVSAIRPKAAIFTMLVPATGSIYWSEVYPGQVSTLLSKSDLSQFVVNEEILLTFLAASKVGTPLPCRTFGQKLASSCSQARNKLVNIYSGNERTIELFLLFESFMLVLLIGLVRFCCTFWSKKKLRDQGLGSFLDKRCSLQLQKKALVKTISELEKKAAEESVDNEVYQKLGDTVRKKEYIDRKLSTTYSLGRDRRTNTQQKSMLPLQIGKAKSYSFQGEEKQKVTMFHTLSDTSSESSIEGETDMFEVIDLCDKDKGKTPMVEFTSTSSNDEYFTNALDVN, from the exons ATGTCAAAGATTCTGTTACTTCTTCTCCTCGCATTGTTACAATCTGTTCCTTCTCTGCGTTCTGCTTCCACACGTCATTGGCTTTCAAAACCTCTCATTGGAGATGATGGAAGAATCTACGTTTGTTCTCATAAAACCTTTCTCGCATTCGAAACCAATGGAACTATTGCTTGGTCTATTCGTGTTGACTACACATGTAATCTTGATATGGCCCCTGTTCATGCTGGTCATCGAAAG ATTTACTTGGTAGCTGAAAATAGAATATTGAAGATTAATTATGGAAACATAGAAACTGCTGAGCCTACAGTAGAAGTTTTCTTTGGCGCAGAACCAGGACAAAAGGCAGAATCTGAAATTGTTGGACTCTCAGTAAGCACATTAAGCTCAACTGTATTCATCAATATCAAGAATCACGGACTCTTTGCGTATCTACCACACGGACGTTTACTTTGGAGTGTTGGACCTTTGCTTTACCAGTTTGGTTACCGTCAAGGATGCAAGAAAAATCTCACAGATTGTTCGTTTGCATCAGTTCCCGTGCTTGATCAATGCGAGGCCAGTATTTAT ATCGCGAACACGGAAGGACAACTATATTGTTTATCGGTCCGTGGCCGTGACTTTAGATGGATACAAGATTTTAGTTCATTAGACAAAAACTTCACCATAACTCCTGGAAACAATGGTCATCTGTATGTAACAGTGCCAACAAGAGCTCTTGTACTAGCTATCGACGTCTTTTCGGGTAATATCTTGTGGCAGGGTAGTGTTGGGCCATTAAGCAAAGTTGACTGTGCTCCTGTTGTGGACTCTAATG GATGGATATCTATTGGTTCATTGGATGGATTCCTTTACTCGTTTTCGCCAACTGGGGTACTCAAGAAATTCTCTAGAAGAAATACGGAGAACTCTATTGTTCAAGTTGGTCCTTTTCTTGATTGTTCCGGATTTGCTGTGTACAGTTCACAGATAGAGATGGAAGGAAAAGTTAGCCACAGTATTGGCGAATACACTTCTGTTTCGGCAATTCGACCGAAAGCTGCAATCTTCACTATGTTGGTTCCTGCAACTGGATCAATCTATTGGTCTGAAGTCTATCCTG GTCAAGTTTCAACTTTATTATCCAAGAGTGATCTAagccaatttgttgtgaatgaggAAATTCTTCTCACATTTCTTGCTGCCTCAA AGGTGGGTACCCCGCTGCCATGCCGTACTTTTG GTCAGAAGCTCGCATCTAGCTGCTCTCAAGCAAGGAATAAGCTTGTCAACATCTATTCAG gcAATGAAAGGACTATAGAACTGTTTCTGCTGTTTGAGTCATTTATGTTGGTGCTACTAATTGGACTCGTAAGATTCTGTTGTACATTTTGGTCAAAAAAGAAACTTCGAGATCAAGGCCTTGGAAGTTTCCTTGACAAGCGA TGTTCTCTTCAGCTCCAAAAGAAAGCTTTGGTTAAGACAATTTCTGAGCTTGAGAAAAAAGCTGCAGAGGAATCAGTAGACAATGAAGTTTACCAAAAGTTGGGTGATACAGTAAGAAAAAAGGAATACATAGATAGGAAGCTATCAACTACATATAGTTTAGGCAGGGACAGGAGGACTAACACACAACAAAAATCTATGCTTCCTTTACAAATTGGAAAAGCAAAAAGCTATTCATTTCAAGGTgaagagaagcagaaggtgacaatGTTTCACACATTGAGTGATACATCTAGTGAAAGCAGCATTGAAGGAGAGACAGACATGTTTGAGGTAATAGACTTATGTGATAAGGACAAAGGAAAAACACCTATGGTAGAGTTTACATCAACTTCAAGCAATGATGAGTATTTCACAAATGCTTTAGATGTGAATTGA
- the LOC131652911 gene encoding probable isoprenylcysteine alpha-carbonyl methylesterase ICMEL2 isoform X1, translating to MASPNNHREHLRRLAGKNNHRSRPARQRFFTGVIEHVAAEAYLITHLAFTLLRYLGVGYRWITKLLALGCYAMLLMPGFLQVAYYYFFSSKVKRSIVYGDQPRNRLDLYLPADVSEPKPVLIFVTGGAWIIGYKAWGSLLGLQLAERDIMVACIDYRNFPQGTISDMVNDTCQGISFVINNIASYGGDPNRIYLMGQSAGAHISSCALLEQAAIESENRDSVSWSISQIKAYFGLSGGYNLLDLVDHFHNRGLYRSIFLSIMEAEQSLKKFSPEIKIQDPCIKDSIPLLPPMFLFHGTGDYSIPPIASKRFADALTKAGARAELILYDGKTHTDLFLQDPLRGGKEDLFEHVVSIVHANDSDALAKDAVAPPRKRLVPEILLKLAHNISPF from the exons ATGGCATCTCCCAACAACCACCGTGAACATCTCCGGAGACTAGCCGGCAAAAACAACCACCGCTCTCGCCCTGCTCGACAACGATTTTTCACCGGAGTTATTGAACACGTCGCCGCAGAGGCTTACTTGATCACTCACCTCGCCTTCACGCTTCTTCGATATCTCGg GGTTGGTTACCGTTGGATTACAAAATTGCTAGCTCTTGGATGTTATGCCATGCTTCTTATGCCCGGTTTTCTACAAG TTGCATATTACTATTTCTTCTCAAGCAAGGTAAAGCGAAGCATTGTTTATGGAGATCAACCTAGAAACAG GTTGGATCTGTATCTACCTGCTGATGTCAGTGAACCTAAGCCAGTTTTGATTTTTGTAACCGGGGGAGCATGGATTATTGG GTATAAAGCATGGGGCTCCCTTTTAGGACTACAGTTGGCAGAAAGAGACATTATGGTGGCATGCATTGATTACAG AAATTTTCCTCAAGGAACCATCAGTGACATGGTAAATGATACTTGTCAGGGAATTTCCTTCGTCATTAACAACATAGCTAGTTATGGAGGTGACCCTAATAG GATTTACCTTATGGGACAATCTGCCGGTGCACATATTTCGTCTTGTGCTTTACTGGAACAAGCAGCCATAGAATCTGAAAATCGAGATAGTGTTTCATGGAGCATTTCACAGATAAAAGCTTATTTTGGTTTATCAGGAGG ATACAACTTATTGGATTTAGTTGATCACTTTCACAATCGTGGCTTGTACCGTTCCATCTTTTTAAG TATAATGGAAGCTGAACAATCTTTGAAGAAATTTTCTCCCGAAATCAAAATTCAAGACCCTTGCATCAAAGATTCCATTCCTCTATTGCCCCCTATGTTTCTTTTCCACGGAACTGGTGATTATTCCATACCACCAATTGCCAG TAAACGGTTTGCTGATGCTCTTACGAAGGCAGGGGCAAGAGCTGAGCTGATTCTATATGATGGAAAAACACATACAGATTTGTTTCTTCAA GATCCACTCCGAGGTGGTAAAGAGGACCTATTTGAACATGTAGTTTCTATAGTACATGCAAATGATAGTGATGCTCTTGCAAAGGACGCCGTCGCACCGCCGAGGAAACGGCTTGTTCCTGAGATTTTATTAAAGTTAGCTCACAATATCAGTCCCTTCTAA
- the LOC131652911 gene encoding isoprenylcysteine alpha-carbonyl methylesterase ICME isoform X2: protein MLLMPGFLQVAYYYFFSSKVKRSIVYGDQPRNRLDLYLPADVSEPKPVLIFVTGGAWIIGYKAWGSLLGLQLAERDIMVACIDYRNFPQGTISDMVNDTCQGISFVINNIASYGGDPNRIYLMGQSAGAHISSCALLEQAAIESENRDSVSWSISQIKAYFGLSGGYNLLDLVDHFHNRGLYRSIFLSIMEAEQSLKKFSPEIKIQDPCIKDSIPLLPPMFLFHGTGDYSIPPIASKRFADALTKAGARAELILYDGKTHTDLFLQDPLRGGKEDLFEHVVSIVHANDSDALAKDAVAPPRKRLVPEILLKLAHNISPF from the exons ATGCTTCTTATGCCCGGTTTTCTACAAG TTGCATATTACTATTTCTTCTCAAGCAAGGTAAAGCGAAGCATTGTTTATGGAGATCAACCTAGAAACAG GTTGGATCTGTATCTACCTGCTGATGTCAGTGAACCTAAGCCAGTTTTGATTTTTGTAACCGGGGGAGCATGGATTATTGG GTATAAAGCATGGGGCTCCCTTTTAGGACTACAGTTGGCAGAAAGAGACATTATGGTGGCATGCATTGATTACAG AAATTTTCCTCAAGGAACCATCAGTGACATGGTAAATGATACTTGTCAGGGAATTTCCTTCGTCATTAACAACATAGCTAGTTATGGAGGTGACCCTAATAG GATTTACCTTATGGGACAATCTGCCGGTGCACATATTTCGTCTTGTGCTTTACTGGAACAAGCAGCCATAGAATCTGAAAATCGAGATAGTGTTTCATGGAGCATTTCACAGATAAAAGCTTATTTTGGTTTATCAGGAGG ATACAACTTATTGGATTTAGTTGATCACTTTCACAATCGTGGCTTGTACCGTTCCATCTTTTTAAG TATAATGGAAGCTGAACAATCTTTGAAGAAATTTTCTCCCGAAATCAAAATTCAAGACCCTTGCATCAAAGATTCCATTCCTCTATTGCCCCCTATGTTTCTTTTCCACGGAACTGGTGATTATTCCATACCACCAATTGCCAG TAAACGGTTTGCTGATGCTCTTACGAAGGCAGGGGCAAGAGCTGAGCTGATTCTATATGATGGAAAAACACATACAGATTTGTTTCTTCAA GATCCACTCCGAGGTGGTAAAGAGGACCTATTTGAACATGTAGTTTCTATAGTACATGCAAATGATAGTGATGCTCTTGCAAAGGACGCCGTCGCACCGCCGAGGAAACGGCTTGTTCCTGAGATTTTATTAAAGTTAGCTCACAATATCAGTCCCTTCTAA